The Atlantibacter hermannii genomic interval CCCAGTCTTTATGGCGCGGATGGGCAAACGTCCAGTACCCTGCGCGGTAGTAAAAAGATCTCAATTTAGCGCCTGGCCGCCGGGCGCTTATTCAATTATCTCTCTTTAATCCTCACTGACTGTCGTCGGGTGAAACGTTGTTTCGCCTGACATAAACGCCTGCCTGTCATCACGTCGATCACGTACCGACGCCCTCGGGTTTTCGGACTTTATATATAGTGACCGGCGCTCCTCGTCCATAAAATACCCTCCGTTCGCGGTTCCTCACCCCATGCTCTTGTATTTTTGTCAGTGCAATGGATGCACTAACTCCAGGACATAAAGGCCCATGGCCATGGAATAACTCATGACGCTTTATGCTATTAAGCCCGCTTTTCAACGCCTTTTGCGGCCCCTCGTCTACAAAATGCATGCCAGAGAAATAACGGCAAACCAGGTAACACTGTTCGCTACCGTCGTTTCTCTGTTATTAGGCGCCGTTTTAGTCCTGTTTCCCGCCCCATTAATGTTTATTTGCCTGCCCTGTTATCTGTTTATTCGTATGGCGTTAAACGCCATCGACGGCATGCTCGCCAGAGAATACAACCAGCAGACCACGACTGGCGCCATTCTTAATGAAACGGGCGATATTATTTCTGACGCCGCACTCTACCTTCCCTTCGCTTTTCTGCCGGGCGTGGTACCGGCTCTGGTCGTGCTGACGGTGTTACTCGCCTGGCTGACGGAGTTTTGCGGCATCCTGCATCAAGCCCTCACCGGGCAGAGAGACTATCGCGGTCCGCTCGGTAAAAGCGATCGAGCTTTACTCTTCGGCGCGGCGGGCCTCCTCGTTGCGTTTTTCCCCTCCAGTGCGCATTACCTCAACGTTATTTTGGTTGTCGCCGCGTTGCTGCTGATCCGTACCTGTTACAACCGTTGTCGGAACGCCATTGAGGAAAAAAATGACCGAGCTTAATGAAAAATTAGCCTATAGCTTCGGCGGCATTTTCTTTCTGTTATTGATTGCCAGCCTGCTGATCCTCGTCTTAAAAAAAATACGCCCCGAGGGTAACTGGCTTGAATTGCAGCAACGCATCACCAGTTGGTGGATTATTATTACGCTGTTTTTCCTGGCTATGATCTCACCTAAATGGCTCGCCTTGAGTTTTTTTTGGCTTTGTGAGTTTCCTGTCATTAAAAGAATATCTCACCCTTTGTCCTACCCGTCGTGCCGACAGCATTCCTCTGCTGTGGCTGTATGCGGCCATCCCTGTTCAGTATGTGTGGGCGGGAATGGCCTGGTACGGCATGTTCATCATATTTATTCCGGTTTATGTGTTTTTATTTCTTCCTGTCAGGATGGTGCTGGTCGGCGAGACAAAAGGATTTCTTCATTCTGCCGCCGTCATGCACTGGGGGATGATGACAACGGTATTCGCGCTCAGCCATGTCGCTTTTTTGCGTGTATTACCTGAGCAACAAGCCGGCGCAGGCGTATTACTGGTTATTTTTCTGGTGGGTTTAACCGAAACCAACGACATCGCCCAGTATCTCTGGGGTAAAGGTTTAGGAAGGATAAAAATCACACCAGCGGTTAGCCCTAATAAAACCCTGGGGGGATTACTCGGCGGAGTGGGGACCACCACACTGTTCGCCGGGATAATGGGGCCACTCTTAACGCCGATGGATGTTGTTCACTCTCTCTTTGCGGGTGCGCTTATTGGATTAAGCGGCTTTTGTGGCGATGTCGTGATGTCGGCGATTAAACGCGATTTTGGGGTTAAAGATTCCGGCAAATTAATACCGGGTCATGGCGGCATTCTGGACCGCCTCGATTCGCTCATTTATACCGCACCGCTGTTTTTCCATTTCTATTATTACTTTTACGCGTAAGGCTTAACGATGACTCGCCTGTTACGCTGGATATTTACGCTATGCATCGCCTGGCCGCTGGTCTGGATTTGGCTGGGGGTTTCGGTCACCAACCGAAAAAAACTGCCCATAAAAGGCCCCGCTATCGTTGTTGCGAATCATAACAGCCATCTGGATGTACTGACGTTATTCACGCTGTTTCCTTTAACGACGCTGGTGAATGTACAGCCCGTCGCCGCCGCAGATTACTTCCTGAAAAACAAGTGCATGGCCTGGTTTGCGCTTAACGTCATCGGCATCATCCCTGTCCAGCGCCATGGCCGAACGGCGAATCCATTAGCGCCGTGCATTGATGCGTTAGCACAACAAAAAATCCTCATTCTGTTTCCGGAAGGGACGCGCGGAGAACCGGGCGTAATGTCTGAGTTCAAATCGGGTATCTGGCATCTCTGTCAGTCGCAGCCTGATGTCCCGGTGATCCCGGTCTATTTGCACGGTCTGGACTGCGCCATGGGCAAAGGCCAAAAAATACCGGTTCCCTTTTTCATCGATATTTACGTCGATGACCCGCTTTTTTATCACGCCGACAAAGCCGTATTTAAACAAACGTTACTGCAACGTTTTCTCGATTTACAGCAACAAGCCACAAGGAAAGAACCATGAGTCAGGACGCTCGGTTATTTAAGGAAGGCACATTCACTGCCAGTGACGATACATCGCTGTATTATCGTCACTGGCCCGCAGAAAATATCAGCAGCCGCAAAGTCATTATTCTGTTTCATCGCGGCCATGAACATTCAGGACGCATGCAGCATATTGTTGATGAGCTCATTCTGCCGGATACGCACTTTTACGCATGGGACGCGCGCGGGCACGGACAATCGCCCGGAGCCAGGGGATTCAGCCCTTCCCTCGCCCGCTCGGTCCAGGATGT includes:
- the ynbB gene encoding membrane associated CTP-phosphosubstrate transferase, translated to MSFLSLKEYLTLCPTRRADSIPLLWLYAAIPVQYVWAGMAWYGMFIIFIPVYVFLFLPVRMVLVGETKGFLHSAAVMHWGMMTTVFALSHVAFLRVLPEQQAGAGVLLVIFLVGLTETNDIAQYLWGKGLGRIKITPAVSPNKTLGGLLGGVGTTTLFAGIMGPLLTPMDVVHSLFAGALIGLSGFCGDVVMSAIKRDFGVKDSGKLIPGHGGILDRLDSLIYTAPLFFHFYYYFYA
- the ynbA gene encoding phosphatidylglycerophosphate synthase produces the protein MTLYAIKPAFQRLLRPLVYKMHAREITANQVTLFATVVSLLLGAVLVLFPAPLMFICLPCYLFIRMALNAIDGMLAREYNQQTTTGAILNETGDIISDAALYLPFAFLPGVVPALVVLTVLLAWLTEFCGILHQALTGQRDYRGPLGKSDRALLFGAAGLLVAFFPSSAHYLNVILVVAALLLIRTCYNRCRNAIEEKNDRA
- a CDS encoding 2-acyl-glycerophospho-ethanolamine acyltransferase, translating into MTRLLRWIFTLCIAWPLVWIWLGVSVTNRKKLPIKGPAIVVANHNSHLDVLTLFTLFPLTTLVNVQPVAAADYFLKNKCMAWFALNVIGIIPVQRHGRTANPLAPCIDALAQQKILILFPEGTRGEPGVMSEFKSGIWHLCQSQPDVPVIPVYLHGLDCAMGKGQKIPVPFFIDIYVDDPLFYHADKAVFKQTLLQRFLDLQQQATRKEP